From Mesorhizobium sp. Pch-S:
TCTTTTCAATCTCGGTGCCCTCAGGGTGATCGGTCCCGGCTTTCCCTGGGGCACGATGGCCATCAACGTCATCGGCTCCTTCATCATGGGGGCCTTCATCGAAATGCTGTCGCGCCGCTACGGTGGCGCTTCGACGGAGCTGCGCCTGTTCGTCGCCACCGGTATCCTCGGTGGCTTCACGACCTTCTCGGCCTTTTCACTGGATTTCGCCACCTTGTGGGAGCGTGGCGATGTCGTGCCGGCTGCCGGTTACGCGCTGGCGAGCGTCGTTGGCGCGATTCTGGCGCTGTTCCTCGGGCTGTGGCTCGTAAGAACGCTCGCATAGTGCTATTGGCCCGCTTCGAACAATAAAGGCGGACCATGGCAGGCGTCGAACAGATCACGGTGGAAGCCGGCGAAACGGGCATGCGGCTCGATCGCTGGTTCAAGAGCCACTATCCCGGATTGAGCTTCGTGCAGCTGCAGAAGCTGCTGCGGTCCGGGCAGGTGCGGATCAACGGCGCGCGCGCCAAGACCGACACGCGCGTCGAACCGGGGCAGGTGATCCGTATCCCGCCACTCGACGTCGACAAGAAGGGCGGCGCCGACCAGCTCACCGGTCATTCGATCCGCAACCAGGGCGATGCCGACGTGCTCGCCAAGATGCTGCTGCATGAGGACGACAAGGTCTTCGTCTTCAACAAGCCGGCGGGTCTTGCAGTGCAGGGCGGTTCGGGCGTGACCCGCAATGTCGATGACATGCTCGAGGCATGGCGCAACAAGAAGGGCGAGAAGCCGCGTCTGGTTCATCGGCTGGACCGCGACACGTCGGGCGTGCTGGTCATCGCGCGCACGCGGCTTGCCGCCATGAAGCTGTCGGAAGCGTTTCGTGCCCGCGAAACCAAGAAGACCTACTGGGCGCTGGTCAAGGGCGTTCCGCCGAAGCGCGAGGACAAGATCTCGACCTGGCTGGTCAAGGAGCCGACACCGGACGGCGATCGCGTGCGGGTCGCCAAGCATGGTGAAAAGGGCGCTGACCACTCGGTTTCCTACTACCGCATCGTCGAGCAGGCGGCGCAATCGCTATCATGGCTGGAGATGGAACCCTACACCGGGCGCACACATCAGCTGCGTGTGCATGCGGCCTATATCGGCTGCCCGATCATCGGCGATCCGAAGTATTTCGAGGCCGACACCAACTGGGATTTCCCGGGCGGCATGCAGAACCGACTGCACCTGCATGCGCGCCGGATCATCATCCCACACCCTGACAAGGGCGTGATCGACGTCACGGCGCCGATGCCGCCGCATATGCGGCAGAGCTGGAACTTGCTCGGCTTCGACGAGGCGAGCGCCGAGGACTGATTTTCGCAGTGAACCGCCGCTGGAGCGTTTCCGTTTTTCACGGAAACGCGGAAACGCTCCAGCTCTTTGTTTTCACGCAATTCCGGACGGAAAACCGCTACGCACTTTTCCTGGAATTGCGCTAGCCGTGCCTTGGATCATGCCGCGACTGCCAACCTCCTGTAGGGAGGTACGCAGGGAGAACCTGCGGAGGGTGTCATGACTACAGCAAGTCAAAGCTTTGACCGGCGCGATGCCATCGATGCCGCGGCGGTCGGCTTCATGCTGGTACTGACCTTTTCATGGGGCCTGAACGGTGTTGCCGCAAAGCTGACCAATGCAGGCTACAACCCGATCTTCCTCAATGTTGCGCGCTCGGCCATTGCCTGCGTGCTGGTGTTCCTGTGGTGCCAGTTCCGCGGCATCCGCCTGTTCGAGCGCGACGGCACGCTTTTCGGCGGCATCCTGGCTGGCCTGTTGTTCGGGATCGAATTCAGTCTGGTGTTCGTGGCGCTGGAGTACACGACCGTGGCGCGCAATTCGCTGCTGGTCAACACGATGCCGTTCTGGGTGCTTGTCGGCGCGCATTTCTGGCTTGGCGAGCGCATGACGTTGCAGAAGCTGCTGGGGCTGGTCCTCGCCTTCTGCGGGGTGATCGTGATCTTTTCCGACCGGCTGGGCAGCAACGGGCAGCCGACACTGTTCGGGGATCTGCTCAGCCTCGCTGCCGGACTGTTCTGGGCGCTGACGACGCTGACCATCAAGCGTTCGAAGCTGCAGACCGCGAGTGCAGAAAAGGTGCTGCTCTATCAACTCGTGGTTTCAGCGATCATCGCGATCCCGCTGGTGCCGCTGGCCGGACCGGCGCTCCGCGACGTGACGCCGCTGGCGACCGGTGCACTGCTGTTCCAGGCTGTTTATATCGTTACGATCACCTATATCGTCTGGTTCTGGCTGATGCGGCGTTATCCGGCGGCGGGACTGTCGAGTTTCGCCTTCCTGTCACCCGCATTCAGTGTCATATGCGCCTGGTTGATCCTGGGCGAGCCGTTGACCTGGAAGATATTCCTGGCACTGGGGCTGATCTTCGTGGGCTTGAGAATTGTCAATCGGCCGAGACGGCCCAAAACGGCATAGTGGGTGTACCGGCAATGCGCGATATTCTGAGCGATCTCGAGGCAGGGAAGCAGCTTTCCGATCCGGATCCGACGCGACG
This genomic window contains:
- the crcB gene encoding fluoride efflux transporter CrcB, which translates into the protein MYHLLLVALGGAIGAAIRHLFNLGALRVIGPGFPWGTMAINVIGSFIMGAFIEMLSRRYGGASTELRLFVATGILGGFTTFSAFSLDFATLWERGDVVPAAGYALASVVGAILALFLGLWLVRTLA
- a CDS encoding RluA family pseudouridine synthase, whose amino-acid sequence is MAGVEQITVEAGETGMRLDRWFKSHYPGLSFVQLQKLLRSGQVRINGARAKTDTRVEPGQVIRIPPLDVDKKGGADQLTGHSIRNQGDADVLAKMLLHEDDKVFVFNKPAGLAVQGGSGVTRNVDDMLEAWRNKKGEKPRLVHRLDRDTSGVLVIARTRLAAMKLSEAFRARETKKTYWALVKGVPPKREDKISTWLVKEPTPDGDRVRVAKHGEKGADHSVSYYRIVEQAAQSLSWLEMEPYTGRTHQLRVHAAYIGCPIIGDPKYFEADTNWDFPGGMQNRLHLHARRIIIPHPDKGVIDVTAPMPPHMRQSWNLLGFDEASAED
- a CDS encoding DMT family transporter yields the protein MTTASQSFDRRDAIDAAAVGFMLVLTFSWGLNGVAAKLTNAGYNPIFLNVARSAIACVLVFLWCQFRGIRLFERDGTLFGGILAGLLFGIEFSLVFVALEYTTVARNSLLVNTMPFWVLVGAHFWLGERMTLQKLLGLVLAFCGVIVIFSDRLGSNGQPTLFGDLLSLAAGLFWALTTLTIKRSKLQTASAEKVLLYQLVVSAIIAIPLVPLAGPALRDVTPLATGALLFQAVYIVTITYIVWFWLMRRYPAAGLSSFAFLSPAFSVICAWLILGEPLTWKIFLALGLIFVGLRIVNRPRRPKTA